Genomic DNA from Cetobacterium somerae ATCC BAA-474:
CTCCAACTGCCTCTACAGCATCAAAGTCCTCTATTACTAAAGCAAACTGCTTTGTTCCTGCAGGTGCATTTTTCCATTCAAAAGGAATTGAAAGAGTTGGCATTCCATGGTATTGATCTTTTCCATAAGTTCCATATTTTTTCTCAATAACTCCATCCTTTATTCCACTACTTGTCAGCTCTAGTGCAAAAGATGTCATTCCAAGAAGTAAAAACATGCTCAATAAAAATTTTTTCATAAAGCTACCTCCTATTTAAATTAAGTTATCAAGTTATACAAAGGATTTATTCTCTTTCCTAGTTTTTTAAAATAGATAAATATTTCAAAATATCTTAGTCTATATTTTTAAAGAAGTTCTTAATCTCTCTTGTGCTTGTTTCTACGCTATCAGAAGTATGAACAATATTTCTTAAAGTATCCATTGAAAAGTCCCCTCTTATTGTCCCAGGAACTGCATCCACTGGAGACGTACTTCCAGCCATATGTCTCACTATACTTATACAATCCTTTCCTTCTAAAACCATAAGCACAACTGGTCCAGATGTGATAAACTCTATGAGACCATTATAAAACTCTTTCCCCTTATGAATTTCATAGTGTTTCTCTGCCCTTTCTACAGTTATATTTTCCATTTTTAAAGCCTTAATCTCCAATCCTTTTCTTTCTACTCTTTGGATTATCTCTCCAATTAGTTTTCTTTCCACAGCATCAGGCTTTATAATCAGAAGTGTTCTCTCCATGTCTCCCCCTTAGTATAGTTATTTTCTAATATATGTATACTAATTTATTAAACATCTTCCTTTTTTAAAAACACACTTAACTTAAATTTATCTAACTTTGTTACAGGTAGATTAAATCTAATCTGCTTTATATTATCGTACTTTTTATTTAATTTTATATCTTCAAACAACACAATCCCCTTAACACTATTTGTTTCTATAAAATAATCCAACTCTCGATAAGATACAAACTTCATATTTTTCATAAGTTTTTCAATTTTAAACTCCTCACAAATATCTTTCACTAGCCCTATATTTAAGAAGTTATAGACAACTACAATATTTTTTAAGTTTTCTATCTTTCTTTCAATATCTTTATTAATCTCATTTAAAATAGTTATTGATAAAATTGTTCTATCAAAACTATCTATATTTTTATAATATTTTTTTACTAAATTAGAAACTAA
This window encodes:
- the ndk gene encoding nucleoside-diphosphate kinase, with amino-acid sequence MERTLLIIKPDAVERKLIGEIIQRVERKGLEIKALKMENITVERAEKHYEIHKGKEFYNGLIEFITSGPVVLMVLEGKDCISIVRHMAGSTSPVDAVPGTIRGDFSMDTLRNIVHTSDSVETSTREIKNFFKNID